The following are from one region of the Nymphalis io chromosome 21, ilAglIoxx1.1, whole genome shotgun sequence genome:
- the LOC126776714 gene encoding uncharacterized protein LOC126776714 isoform X19 gives MLLKRNLLETLTIISCSGTIICLLLNYVTNISPITGIWLISYLLLLFILSVCGSFKFIQWLLHLNKPLKYDIEIILNKYPFLSYLSDILPQIQKKVENEHIKEYDTNELSVITSVLEKKLVSSWYMSYISQEIGFPFACKQILDQMIAKTFQICNKVETKDVYVDVCAIFITHLKEYKKALKRHESIPDSSIEILYKKVHPVFNSKNKRPVTADHCTNVLRIILKELVPWELWDTPFSELLIRILAKKLDNLIDNTISDPVWLNDRLLSLLKAENKIPEEKPVNEPSNEVKEAETIKQDPPEAQTKSSPKIAKKNIPPVIQNNINEEHKEDDKPEIEKAVEGCEMLEIKPAAILRQRRGRQGRNEVKIYDRIIEGSVKTWDTDMDLQCISVGQDLLASLDEMTLSRLWGHEEAEQSPKMRDASPQPLWFGEEDTIESDPENNKDSKKETSPKPTEALLKDLQSTVHHAKTKIGDLQVPLYIDVPRKHSSDEAAGMMEGLLDKGIAGIKKGLRFTGLSDDSQEKSPAHKDRNSEKISPSELHRSRQKPEVVMEVKESYMPFGNQKEENGTTSHALVKQQRVTSQDSMHSTAAPPSVSYGPWGRRVEGGAPESLSESPEPQYEEAADLSASIAKLRTLLQHAGPREEAWWESSEQTRTRHHVDSAALADEYDMNLDRGSSPGQTTNNMQRLDKLFQRTVTGVFNSIKTAVGAEGEELPPRQLHDWTYVCTSPELSVSACASRLWAARRALWHVDGALDPLRALGPPAAPLAAPLDLGTDTVLHCTRSTSVRTLLHCTRSTSVRTLLHCTRSTSVRTLYSTVPARPRYGHYSTVPARPRYGHCTPLYPLDLGTDTVLHCTRSTSVRTLYSTVPARPRYGHCTPLYPLDLGTDTVLHCTRSTSVRTLYSTVPARPRYGHYSTVPARPRYGHCTPLYPLDLGTDTVLHCTRSTSVRTLYSTVPARPRYGHCTPLYPRYIERVTSNYQHKI, from the exons ATGTTGCTGAAAAGAAATTTACTTGAAACTTTAACTATAATATCTTGTAGTGGCACAATCATATGTCTCTTATTAAACTATGTTACAAATATATCCCCAATTACTGGAATTTGGCTAATAAGCtatctattattattgtttatactgTCCGTATGTGGCAGTTTTAAATTCATACAATGGTTACTTCACCTTAATAAAcctttaaaatatgatatagaaattattttaaacaaatacccGTTTTTGTCCTACCTTTccgatattttaccgcaaattCAAAAGAAAGTTGAAAATGAACATATTAAAGAATATGATACCAATGAGCTAAGTGTTATAACGTCGGTATTGGAAAAAAAGTTAGTTTCGTCGTGGTATATGTCGTATATTTCGCAAGAAATTGGTTTTCCTTTTGCATGCAAGCAAATATTGGATCAAATGATTGCCAAAACGTTTCAG atatgcAATAAAGTAGAAACTAAGGATGTCTATGTCGATGTCTGTGCTATATTCATAACCCATTTAAAAGAGTATAAGAAAGCTTTAAAAAGACATGAATCCATTCCTGATAGCTCTATAGAAATTCTATACAAGAAGGTACATCCAGTATTTAACAGCAAGAACAAGAGACCAGTAACTGCTGACCATTGTACCAATGTGTTGAGAATTATTCTAAAAGAATTGGTACCTTGGGAGCTATGGGACACACCATTCTCCGAGTTGCTCATTAGAATCCTTGCTAAAAAGTTAGATAACTTAATTGATAACACAATATCTGACCCAGTGTGGTTGAATGACAGATTACTTTCTCTACTCAAAGCAGAAAATAAAATTCCCGAAGAAAAGCCAGTTAATGAGCCTTCCAATGAAGTTAAAGAAGCAGAAACTATAAAACAAGATCCTCCTGAAGCTCAAACTAAATCTAGTCCAAAAATTGCAAAAAAGAATATACCTCCAGTGATTCAGAACAATATAAATGAGGAGCATAAAGAAGATGACAAGCCTGAGATTGAGAAAGCTGTGGAAGGATGTGAGATGTTAGAAATCAAACCTGCAGCAATCTTAAGACAACGTAGAGGCAGGCAGGGAAGGAATGAAGTGAAGATATATGACAGAATTATTGAag gtAGTGTTAAAACTTGGGACACGGACATGGACCTCCAGTGCATCAGTGTTGGTCAGGATCTGCTAGCTAGTCTAGATGAAATGACACTAAGTCGACTCTGGGGTCACGAGGAAGCTGAACAAAGTCCCAAGATGCGGGATGCATCACCGCAACCACTGTGGTTTG GCGAAGAGGACACAATAGAATCTGACCCAGAAAATAACAAGGATTCGAAAAAGGAAACGAGTCCGAAGCCCACTGAAGCCTTGCTGAAAGACCTCCAGAGCACCGTGCACCACGCCAAGACCAAGATAGGAGACCTGCAGGTCCCTTTATACATAGATGTGCCCCGCAAACATTCCAGT GATGAAGCAGCGGGAATGATGGAGGGCTTGCTGGACAAAGGTATCGCAGGTATTAAGAAGGGCCTCCGATTCACGGGTCTAAGCGATGATTCACAA GAGAAGTCACCAGCTCATAAAGATAGAAACAGTGAAAAAATATCACCATCGGAACTGCATAGAAGCAGACAGAAGCCAGAAGTCGTCATGGAAGTGAAGGAGTCCTACATGCCCTTTGGTAACCAGAAAG AGGAAAACGGGACAACATCTCATGCATTAGTCAAACAGCAGAGGGTCACTTCACAGGATAGTATG CACTCGACCGCGGCGCCCCCGTCGGTCAGTTACGGCCCGTGGGGGCGGAGAGTGGAGGGCGGTGCTCCGGAGTCGCTGTCGGAGTCCCCGGAGCCGCAGTACGAGGAGGCGGCCGACCTGTCCGCCAGCATCGCCAAGTTGCGTACGCTGCTGCAGCACGCCGGGCCCAG GGAAGAAGCGTGGTGGGAGAGCTCGGAGCAAACGCGCACGCGACATCACGTTGACTCCGCCGCGCTCGCCG atgAGTACGATATGAACTTGGACCGCGGCTCGTCTCCCGGACAGACGACCAACAATATGCAAAGACTAGACAA ATTATTCCAGCGCACAGTGACGGGTGTTTTCAATTCGATAAAGACGGCCGTCGGTGCCGAGGGGGAGGAGCTCCCTCCCAGACAACTACACGACTGGACCTATGTGTGCACTTCGCCCGAGTTGAGT GTCAGCGCGTGCGCGTCGCGGCTgtgggcggcgcggcgcgcgctgTGGCACGTGGACGGCGCGCTCGACCCGCTGCGCGCGCTCggcccgcccgccgcgcccctCGCCGCGCCGCTCGACCTCGGTACGGACACTGTACTCCACTGTACCCGCTCGACCTCGGTACGGACACTACTCCACTGTACCCGCTCGAC CTCGGTACGGACACTACTCCACTGTACCCGCTCGACCTCGGTACGGACACTGTACTCCACTGTACCCGCTCGACCTCGGTACGGACACTACTCCACTGTACCCGCTCGACCTCGGTACGGACACTGTACTCCACTGTACCCGCTCGACCTCGGTACGGACACTGTACTCCACTGTACCCGCTCGACCTCGGTACGGACACTGTACTCCACTGTACCCGCTCGACCTCGGTACGGACACTGTACTCCACTGTACCCGCTCGAC CTCGGTACGGACACTGTACTCCACTGTACCCGCTCGAC CTCGGTACGGACACTGTACTCCACTGT
- the LOC126776714 gene encoding uncharacterized protein LOC126776714 isoform X26: MLLKRNLLETLTIISCSGTIICLLLNYVTNISPITGIWLISYLLLLFILSVCGSFKFIQWLLHLNKPLKYDIEIILNKYPFLSYLSDILPQIQKKVENEHIKEYDTNELSVITSVLEKKLVSSWYMSYISQEIGFPFACKQILDQMIAKTFQICNKVETKDVYVDVCAIFITHLKEYKKALKRHESIPDSSIEILYKKVHPVFNSKNKRPVTADHCTNVLRIILKELVPWELWDTPFSELLIRILAKKLDNLIDNTISDPVWLNDRLLSLLKAENKIPEEKPVNEPSNEVKEAETIKQDPPEAQTKSSPKIAKKNIPPVIQNNINEEHKEDDKPEIEKAVEGCEMLEIKPAAILRQRRGRQGRNEVKIYDRIIEGSVKTWDTDMDLQCISVGQDLLASLDEMTLSRLWGHEEAEQSPKMRDASPQPLWFGEEDTIESDPENNKDSKKETSPKPTEALLKDLQSTVHHAKTKIGDLQVPLYIDVPRKHSSDEAAGMMEGLLDKGIAGIKKGLRFTGLSDDSQEKSPAHKDRNSEKISPSELHRSRQKPEVVMEVKESYMPFGNQKEENGTTSHALVKQQRVTSQDSMHSTAAPPSVSYGPWGRRVEGGAPESLSESPEPQYEEAADLSASIAKLRTLLQHAGPREEAWWESSEQTRTRHHVDSAALADEYDMNLDRGSSPGQTTNNMQRLDKLFQRTVTGVFNSIKTAVGAEGEELPPRQLHDWTYVCTSPELSVSACASRLWAARRALWHVDGALDPLRALGPPAAPLAAPLDLGTDTVLHCTRSTSVRTLLHCTRSTSVRTLYSTVPARPRYGHCTPLYPLDLGTDTTPLYPLDLGTDTVLHCTRSTSVRTLLHCTRSTSVRTLLHCTRSTSVRTLYSTVPARPRYGHYSTVPARPRYGHCTPLYPLDLGTDTVLHCTRSTSVRTLYSTVPARPRYGHCTPLYPRYIERVTSNYQHKI; the protein is encoded by the exons ATGTTGCTGAAAAGAAATTTACTTGAAACTTTAACTATAATATCTTGTAGTGGCACAATCATATGTCTCTTATTAAACTATGTTACAAATATATCCCCAATTACTGGAATTTGGCTAATAAGCtatctattattattgtttatactgTCCGTATGTGGCAGTTTTAAATTCATACAATGGTTACTTCACCTTAATAAAcctttaaaatatgatatagaaattattttaaacaaatacccGTTTTTGTCCTACCTTTccgatattttaccgcaaattCAAAAGAAAGTTGAAAATGAACATATTAAAGAATATGATACCAATGAGCTAAGTGTTATAACGTCGGTATTGGAAAAAAAGTTAGTTTCGTCGTGGTATATGTCGTATATTTCGCAAGAAATTGGTTTTCCTTTTGCATGCAAGCAAATATTGGATCAAATGATTGCCAAAACGTTTCAG atatgcAATAAAGTAGAAACTAAGGATGTCTATGTCGATGTCTGTGCTATATTCATAACCCATTTAAAAGAGTATAAGAAAGCTTTAAAAAGACATGAATCCATTCCTGATAGCTCTATAGAAATTCTATACAAGAAGGTACATCCAGTATTTAACAGCAAGAACAAGAGACCAGTAACTGCTGACCATTGTACCAATGTGTTGAGAATTATTCTAAAAGAATTGGTACCTTGGGAGCTATGGGACACACCATTCTCCGAGTTGCTCATTAGAATCCTTGCTAAAAAGTTAGATAACTTAATTGATAACACAATATCTGACCCAGTGTGGTTGAATGACAGATTACTTTCTCTACTCAAAGCAGAAAATAAAATTCCCGAAGAAAAGCCAGTTAATGAGCCTTCCAATGAAGTTAAAGAAGCAGAAACTATAAAACAAGATCCTCCTGAAGCTCAAACTAAATCTAGTCCAAAAATTGCAAAAAAGAATATACCTCCAGTGATTCAGAACAATATAAATGAGGAGCATAAAGAAGATGACAAGCCTGAGATTGAGAAAGCTGTGGAAGGATGTGAGATGTTAGAAATCAAACCTGCAGCAATCTTAAGACAACGTAGAGGCAGGCAGGGAAGGAATGAAGTGAAGATATATGACAGAATTATTGAag gtAGTGTTAAAACTTGGGACACGGACATGGACCTCCAGTGCATCAGTGTTGGTCAGGATCTGCTAGCTAGTCTAGATGAAATGACACTAAGTCGACTCTGGGGTCACGAGGAAGCTGAACAAAGTCCCAAGATGCGGGATGCATCACCGCAACCACTGTGGTTTG GCGAAGAGGACACAATAGAATCTGACCCAGAAAATAACAAGGATTCGAAAAAGGAAACGAGTCCGAAGCCCACTGAAGCCTTGCTGAAAGACCTCCAGAGCACCGTGCACCACGCCAAGACCAAGATAGGAGACCTGCAGGTCCCTTTATACATAGATGTGCCCCGCAAACATTCCAGT GATGAAGCAGCGGGAATGATGGAGGGCTTGCTGGACAAAGGTATCGCAGGTATTAAGAAGGGCCTCCGATTCACGGGTCTAAGCGATGATTCACAA GAGAAGTCACCAGCTCATAAAGATAGAAACAGTGAAAAAATATCACCATCGGAACTGCATAGAAGCAGACAGAAGCCAGAAGTCGTCATGGAAGTGAAGGAGTCCTACATGCCCTTTGGTAACCAGAAAG AGGAAAACGGGACAACATCTCATGCATTAGTCAAACAGCAGAGGGTCACTTCACAGGATAGTATG CACTCGACCGCGGCGCCCCCGTCGGTCAGTTACGGCCCGTGGGGGCGGAGAGTGGAGGGCGGTGCTCCGGAGTCGCTGTCGGAGTCCCCGGAGCCGCAGTACGAGGAGGCGGCCGACCTGTCCGCCAGCATCGCCAAGTTGCGTACGCTGCTGCAGCACGCCGGGCCCAG GGAAGAAGCGTGGTGGGAGAGCTCGGAGCAAACGCGCACGCGACATCACGTTGACTCCGCCGCGCTCGCCG atgAGTACGATATGAACTTGGACCGCGGCTCGTCTCCCGGACAGACGACCAACAATATGCAAAGACTAGACAA ATTATTCCAGCGCACAGTGACGGGTGTTTTCAATTCGATAAAGACGGCCGTCGGTGCCGAGGGGGAGGAGCTCCCTCCCAGACAACTACACGACTGGACCTATGTGTGCACTTCGCCCGAGTTGAGT GTCAGCGCGTGCGCGTCGCGGCTgtgggcggcgcggcgcgcgctgTGGCACGTGGACGGCGCGCTCGACCCGCTGCGCGCGCTCggcccgcccgccgcgcccctCGCCGCGCCGCTCGACCTCGGTACGGACACTGTACTCCACTGTACCCGCTCGACCTCGGTACGGACACTACTCCACTGTACCCGCTCGACCTCGGTACGGACACTGTACTCCACTGTACCCGCTCGACCTCGGTACGGACACTGTACTCCACTGTACCCGCTCGACCTCGGTACGGACACTACTCCACTGTACCCGCTCGACCTCGGTACGGACACTGTACTCCACTGTACCCGCTCGACCTCGGTACGGACACTACTCCACTGTACCCGCTCGAC CTCGGTACGGACACTACTCCACTGTACCCGCTCGACCTCGGTACGGACACTGTACTCCACTGT
- the LOC126776714 gene encoding uncharacterized protein LOC126776714 isoform X13 has protein sequence MLLKRNLLETLTIISCSGTIICLLLNYVTNISPITGIWLISYLLLLFILSVCGSFKFIQWLLHLNKPLKYDIEIILNKYPFLSYLSDILPQIQKKVENEHIKEYDTNELSVITSVLEKKLVSSWYMSYISQEIGFPFACKQILDQMIAKTFQICNKVETKDVYVDVCAIFITHLKEYKKALKRHESIPDSSIEILYKKVHPVFNSKNKRPVTADHCTNVLRIILKELVPWELWDTPFSELLIRILAKKLDNLIDNTISDPVWLNDRLLSLLKAENKIPEEKPVNEPSNEVKEAETIKQDPPEAQTKSSPKIAKKNIPPVIQNNINEEHKEDDKPEIEKAVEGCEMLEIKPAAILRQRRGRQGRNEVKIYDRIIEGSVKTWDTDMDLQCISVGQDLLASLDEMTLSRLWGHEEAEQSPKMRDASPQPLWFGEEDTIESDPENNKDSKKETSPKPTEALLKDLQSTVHHAKTKIGDLQVPLYIDVPRKHSSDEAAGMMEGLLDKGIAGIKKGLRFTGLSDDSQEKSPAHKDRNSEKISPSELHRSRQKPEVVMEVKESYMPFGNQKEENGTTSHALVKQQRVTSQDSMHSTAAPPSVSYGPWGRRVEGGAPESLSESPEPQYEEAADLSASIAKLRTLLQHAGPREEAWWESSEQTRTRHHVDSAALADEYDMNLDRGSSPGQTTNNMQRLDKLFQRTVTGVFNSIKTAVGAEGEELPPRQLHDWTYVCTSPELSVSACASRLWAARRALWHVDGALDPLRALGPPAAPLAAPLDLGTDTVLHCTRSTSVRTLLHCTRSTSVRTLLHCTRSTSVRTLYSTVPARPRYGHYSTVPARPRYGHCTPLYPLDLGTDTVLHCTRSTSVRTLYSTVPARPRYGHCTPLYPLDLGTDTTPLYPLDLGTDTVLHCTRSTSVRTLYSTVPARPRYGHYSTVPARPRYGHCTPLYPLDLGTDTVLHCTRSTSVRTLYSTVPARPRYGHCTPLYPRYIERVTSNYQHKI, from the exons ATGTTGCTGAAAAGAAATTTACTTGAAACTTTAACTATAATATCTTGTAGTGGCACAATCATATGTCTCTTATTAAACTATGTTACAAATATATCCCCAATTACTGGAATTTGGCTAATAAGCtatctattattattgtttatactgTCCGTATGTGGCAGTTTTAAATTCATACAATGGTTACTTCACCTTAATAAAcctttaaaatatgatatagaaattattttaaacaaatacccGTTTTTGTCCTACCTTTccgatattttaccgcaaattCAAAAGAAAGTTGAAAATGAACATATTAAAGAATATGATACCAATGAGCTAAGTGTTATAACGTCGGTATTGGAAAAAAAGTTAGTTTCGTCGTGGTATATGTCGTATATTTCGCAAGAAATTGGTTTTCCTTTTGCATGCAAGCAAATATTGGATCAAATGATTGCCAAAACGTTTCAG atatgcAATAAAGTAGAAACTAAGGATGTCTATGTCGATGTCTGTGCTATATTCATAACCCATTTAAAAGAGTATAAGAAAGCTTTAAAAAGACATGAATCCATTCCTGATAGCTCTATAGAAATTCTATACAAGAAGGTACATCCAGTATTTAACAGCAAGAACAAGAGACCAGTAACTGCTGACCATTGTACCAATGTGTTGAGAATTATTCTAAAAGAATTGGTACCTTGGGAGCTATGGGACACACCATTCTCCGAGTTGCTCATTAGAATCCTTGCTAAAAAGTTAGATAACTTAATTGATAACACAATATCTGACCCAGTGTGGTTGAATGACAGATTACTTTCTCTACTCAAAGCAGAAAATAAAATTCCCGAAGAAAAGCCAGTTAATGAGCCTTCCAATGAAGTTAAAGAAGCAGAAACTATAAAACAAGATCCTCCTGAAGCTCAAACTAAATCTAGTCCAAAAATTGCAAAAAAGAATATACCTCCAGTGATTCAGAACAATATAAATGAGGAGCATAAAGAAGATGACAAGCCTGAGATTGAGAAAGCTGTGGAAGGATGTGAGATGTTAGAAATCAAACCTGCAGCAATCTTAAGACAACGTAGAGGCAGGCAGGGAAGGAATGAAGTGAAGATATATGACAGAATTATTGAag gtAGTGTTAAAACTTGGGACACGGACATGGACCTCCAGTGCATCAGTGTTGGTCAGGATCTGCTAGCTAGTCTAGATGAAATGACACTAAGTCGACTCTGGGGTCACGAGGAAGCTGAACAAAGTCCCAAGATGCGGGATGCATCACCGCAACCACTGTGGTTTG GCGAAGAGGACACAATAGAATCTGACCCAGAAAATAACAAGGATTCGAAAAAGGAAACGAGTCCGAAGCCCACTGAAGCCTTGCTGAAAGACCTCCAGAGCACCGTGCACCACGCCAAGACCAAGATAGGAGACCTGCAGGTCCCTTTATACATAGATGTGCCCCGCAAACATTCCAGT GATGAAGCAGCGGGAATGATGGAGGGCTTGCTGGACAAAGGTATCGCAGGTATTAAGAAGGGCCTCCGATTCACGGGTCTAAGCGATGATTCACAA GAGAAGTCACCAGCTCATAAAGATAGAAACAGTGAAAAAATATCACCATCGGAACTGCATAGAAGCAGACAGAAGCCAGAAGTCGTCATGGAAGTGAAGGAGTCCTACATGCCCTTTGGTAACCAGAAAG AGGAAAACGGGACAACATCTCATGCATTAGTCAAACAGCAGAGGGTCACTTCACAGGATAGTATG CACTCGACCGCGGCGCCCCCGTCGGTCAGTTACGGCCCGTGGGGGCGGAGAGTGGAGGGCGGTGCTCCGGAGTCGCTGTCGGAGTCCCCGGAGCCGCAGTACGAGGAGGCGGCCGACCTGTCCGCCAGCATCGCCAAGTTGCGTACGCTGCTGCAGCACGCCGGGCCCAG GGAAGAAGCGTGGTGGGAGAGCTCGGAGCAAACGCGCACGCGACATCACGTTGACTCCGCCGCGCTCGCCG atgAGTACGATATGAACTTGGACCGCGGCTCGTCTCCCGGACAGACGACCAACAATATGCAAAGACTAGACAA ATTATTCCAGCGCACAGTGACGGGTGTTTTCAATTCGATAAAGACGGCCGTCGGTGCCGAGGGGGAGGAGCTCCCTCCCAGACAACTACACGACTGGACCTATGTGTGCACTTCGCCCGAGTTGAGT GTCAGCGCGTGCGCGTCGCGGCTgtgggcggcgcggcgcgcgctgTGGCACGTGGACGGCGCGCTCGACCCGCTGCGCGCGCTCggcccgcccgccgcgcccctCGCCGCGCCGCTCGACCTCGGTACGGACACTGTACTCCACTGTACCCGCTCGACCTCGGTACGGACACTACTCCACTGTACCCGCTCGAC CTCGGTACGGACACTACTCCACTGTACCCGCTCGACCTCGGTACGGACACTGTACTCCACTGTACCCGCTCGACCTCGGTACGGACACTACTCCACTGTACCCGCTCGACCTCGGTACGGACACTGTACTCCACTGTACCCGCTCGACCTCGGTACGGACACTGTACTCCACTGTACCCGCTCGACCTCGGTACGGACACTGTACTCCACTGTACCCGCTCGACCTCGGTACGGACACTGTACTCCACTGTACCCGCTCGACCTCGGTACGGACACTACTCCACTGTACCCGCTCGACCTCGGTACGGACACTGTACTCCACTGTACCCGCTCGAC CTCGGTACGGACACTGTACTCCACTGT